A genomic region of Prionailurus viverrinus isolate Anna chromosome D4, UM_Priviv_1.0, whole genome shotgun sequence contains the following coding sequences:
- the LOC125150359 gene encoding interferon alpha-like, with protein sequence MALPSSFLVALVALGCNSVCSLGCDLPQTHGLLNRRALTLLGQMRRLPASSCQKDRNDFAFPQDVFGGDQSHKAQALSVAHVTNQKIFHFFCTEASSSAAWNTTLLEEFCTGLDRQLTSLEACVVQEVGEGEAPLTNEDSILRNYFQRLSLYLQEKKYSPCAWEIVRAEIMRSLYSSTALQKRLRSEK encoded by the coding sequence ATGGCGCTGCCCTCTTCCTTCTTGGTGGCCCTGGTGGCGCTGGGCTGCAACTCCGTCTGCTCTCTGGGCTGTGACCTGCCTCAGACCCACGGCCTGCTGAACAGGAGGGCCTTGACGCTCCTGGGACAAATGAGGAGACTCCCTGCCAGCTCCTGCCAGAAGGACAGAAACGACTTCGCCTTCCCCCAGGACGTGTTTGGTGGAGACCAGTCCCACAAGGCCCAAGCCCTCTCGGTGGCCCACGTGACGAACCAGAAGATCTTCCACTTCTTCTGCACAGAGGCGTCCTCGTCTGCTGCTTGGAACACCACCCTCCTGGAGGAATTCTGCACGGGACTTGATCGGCAGCTGACCAGCCTGGAAGCCTGTGTCgtgcaggaggtgggggagggagaggctccCCTCACGAACGAGGACTCCATCCTGAGGAACTACTTCCAAAGACTCTCCCTCTACCTGCAAGAGAAGAAATACAGCCCTTGTGCCTGGGAGATCGTCAGAGCAGAAATCATGAGA